Genomic segment of Tautonia rosea:
GTGGAAGCCTATTCCATCGACGAGGCCTTCCTCGACCTGACCCACGTGCCCGCCGGCCGGCTGATCGAGCACGGCAGGGAGCTTCGCGAGACCGTCGCCCGCTGGACCGGCATCCCGGTCGGTGTCGGGATCGCGCCGACGAAAACGCTGGCCAAGATCGCCAACCATCGGGCCAAGCGTGACCCGGAAGCGGCAGGAGTTGCAGCCCTGCCGGACAGGGCGGCATGGCAGCCGGTGCTCGAAACCTTCCCGATCGAGGATGTCTGGGGCATCGGCCGGAGATGGGCCGCCATGCTGTCGAAGCATGAAATCACCACCGCCGCGGGATTCGCGGCCATGCCCGATCTCTGGATTAAACGCCGGACGAGCGTCATCGGCCTGCGTACGGCATGGGAGCTTCGGGGCGAGCCTTGCCTTGAGCTGGAGATGGCCCCTCCGGCCCGGAAATGCCTGATGGTCTCGCGATCGTTCGGGAAGAAGCTGGAAGCACTAGAGCCCATCGCCGAGGCGCTCACCGCCCACGTTGCCCGCGCCGGCGAGAAACTCCGGGCGGAAGGCCTTGTCGCCCGGCACTTGATGGTGCTCCTGCAGACGAGCCGGCACGCCGACCCCGGCCGGCGATATTCGGCTACGGCCCAGGCGTCTCTGATGTACGCGACTTCCACCACGCCGGCCTTGCTCAGAGAGGCTATCCCGGCGCTGGAGCGCATCTACCGGCCAGGCTTCCTGTACGCCAAATGTGGCGTCATGCTGACCGAGCTCACTCCGGCATCGTCGGCCCAGCCGAGCCTGTTCGAGGGAGGCGACACGCCGGACGACAAGGCGGTCATGGAAGTTGTGGATGGTCTCAACCGCCGGATGGGGAAGGGGACGATCGCGTTCGGTGGCTCGGGCCTGGCAGGTCGGCCGTGGCACCTTTCCGCACGCATGCGCTCGCCCCGTTTCACGACGCGAATCGAGGAAGTGCCGGTTGCAAATTGCCACATCGCAAACACTTAGAGAAACCAGATGAAGGGAATTGAAGACCTAGGGAGATCATGGCATAGTGGATGGGCCTGAGACAGGCTCCGAACGCAAACCCTTGCAATTTATACGATTACCGATGAGCTTCGACGACACATAATAATCGCACCTTCCTTTCGCCACCTCAGCCTAGTTTACAGGATGCAAGATGATTGTTGATTGCATTTAACAATTGCTCTTTGTGAACGAGCCGATAGTATCTCTTCCTTAACTATGCGAGATCAGGGATTACGAACGATGTTCAGTGCTCCACGAGGGCGAGTTCCACACGTTGAAGGTAGGTGGTGAGGATGTCCAATCCTTTTTTTGACCATCCCATATTGAACTCTCCCTATGAGTGCCCGGGCCGTCACTGGGAGCTCGACGAGCATGGCCAGCCCACGCAGAAGATAATCGAGGCCCGCCGGCGGGCCGAGTTCATCACGCCGATTCCAAAGCCGAAGAAGCGGAAGAAAACCGGCACGCAGCAGAGTTTTGTCTTTGATGAAGGCAAAGGACTTTCGACGAAAGAGCAGCAATACGATCCTACCTCGATCATCAACGAGGTCAGAGGCTACGTGGATCGGTGGCGATCATGGCCAAATCCGGGCGATTGGCAGGTAACGCCCGAGACAGCACGCCTCCTTCAGCACTGGCGACATCATGACTTCTCCGGGCTTCGGCCCTTCTTTTGCCAGGTTGAGGCCGTTGAAACGGCCATCTGGCTGACCGAGGTCGCGCCGCAGTCGAAGGCAGGCAAACGAATTCTCGATCACCTCGCGGCCGCCAGCAAGGATGCCAATCCCGAGCTGTTCCGCATCGCGCTGAAGCTTGCGACCGGTTCGGGAAAAACGACAGTGATGGCGATGCTCATCGCGTGGCAGACCATCAACGCTGTGCGCCGGCCGGGCAGCAGACAGTTCACACGCGGCTTCCTCGTCGTTGCACCAGGCCTGACCATCAAGGATCGCCTGCGACTCCTTCAGCCGAACGATCCTGACAGCTACTACGCCAGCCGTGAGCTTGTGCCGGGCGATTTGCTCGAAGACATCAGCCGCGCGAAGATTGTCATCACGAATTACCACGCCTTCAAACTGCGCGAGCGGATGGAGATTTCCTCCGGCGGGCGGGCGTTTCTGCAGGGGCGGGGGGAGCCGCTCAACACGCTCGAGACCGAAGGTCAGATGATCCAGCGCGTCATGCCCGAGCTGATGGGCATGAAAAACATCATGGTGCTAAACGACGAGGCGCATCACTGCTACCGCGAGAAGCCGAAGGAAGAGGATGACGAAGACCTGAAAGGCGACGAGAAGAAGGAAGCCGAGAAGAACAACGAGGCGGCCCGGCTCTGGATTTCCGGCCTGGAAATGGTCAAGCGCAATCTCGGGGTCGCCCGCGTCATGGACTTGTCGGCGACGCCTTTCTTCCTGAGCGGCTCGGGCTATGCCGAGGGGACGCTCTTCCCGTGGACGGTGAGCGATTTCTCGCTCATGGATGCGATCGAGTGCGGCATCGTCAAGCTGCCTCGCGTTCCGGTGGCGGAGAACATCCCAGGCAACGAGATGCCCGTCTACCGGAATCTGTGGGAAAACATCCGGAAGGATATGCCGAAGAAGGGGCGAGGGAAGGCGAAGGAGCTGGACCCGCTCAAGCTGCCGACCCGGCTCCAGACGGCGCTCCAGGCACTCTACGGCCACTACGAGAAAACGTACAGACTCTGGGAGCAGAAAGGCATCAG
This window contains:
- a CDS encoding Y-family DNA polymerase — protein: MFALVDCNNFYASCERVFNPTLRARPVVVLSNNDGCIIARSQEAKDLGLKMGQPYFEARPLITKHGVAVFSSNYALYGDMSRRVMETLERFSPGVEAYSIDEAFLDLTHVPAGRLIEHGRELRETVARWTGIPVGVGIAPTKTLAKIANHRAKRDPEAAGVAALPDRAAWQPVLETFPIEDVWGIGRRWAAMLSKHEITTAAGFAAMPDLWIKRRTSVIGLRTAWELRGEPCLELEMAPPARKCLMVSRSFGKKLEALEPIAEALTAHVARAGEKLRAEGLVARHLMVLLQTSRHADPGRRYSATAQASLMYATSTTPALLREAIPALERIYRPGFLYAKCGVMLTELTPASSAQPSLFEGGDTPDDKAVMEVVDGLNRRMGKGTIAFGGSGLAGRPWHLSARMRSPRFTTRIEEVPVANCHIANT